The following coding sequences lie in one Dehalococcoidia bacterium genomic window:
- a CDS encoding aspartate aminotransferase family protein: MTDALAAVESTLPEPPGFGDLLPRIVTPPPGPRSRAYAERLAAVEAPAISTLANGDRPIFWASAAGANVLDVDGNLYLDTTSAFGVASVGHRNPAVVAAVEAQARRLLHGMGDFLPPAVRLELAEALRGVLPRGVDRVLFGLSGADAVEIALKAAAVYTGKPGVVAFEGAFHGQSYGALAVTSRESFRRRFAAQLGAHVERAPYPYPYRRPSGCSAEDDGSRCLAGVDAAIERLARRGFAPGCVIVEPFQGREGEIFPPDSFLPGLRRLCDERGLLLIADEIYTGFGRTGRMWACEHTGVLPDLLCAGKALGGGLPGSIVAGRGEVLDAWRPDTPEAPHSSTFLGHPLGCAAALAVLHELGEHRLVERGARLGADLLAELQAAVRGNPHVGEVRGRGMMLGIELVKDRTSREPYPDLIPGVLQRGLERGLILLPAGMFGNVISLAPPLTITEHQLRYLGENLPEVLRASSVYVRPPL, from the coding sequence GTGACCGACGCCTTGGCTGCCGTCGAGAGCACGTTGCCGGAGCCGCCGGGCTTCGGCGATCTGCTGCCGCGGATCGTCACGCCGCCGCCGGGGCCGCGCTCGCGCGCGTATGCCGAACGCCTCGCCGCAGTCGAAGCGCCGGCAATCTCGACGCTTGCCAACGGCGACCGGCCGATCTTCTGGGCGAGCGCGGCGGGCGCCAACGTGCTCGACGTCGACGGCAACCTCTACCTCGACACGACCTCGGCCTTCGGCGTCGCCTCAGTCGGCCACCGCAATCCGGCGGTTGTTGCCGCAGTGGAGGCGCAGGCGCGGCGGTTGCTGCACGGCATGGGCGACTTCCTGCCGCCGGCCGTGCGGCTGGAGCTGGCGGAGGCGCTCCGCGGCGTGCTGCCGCGCGGAGTCGACCGCGTGCTCTTCGGCCTGAGCGGCGCGGATGCGGTCGAAATCGCGCTAAAGGCCGCGGCGGTATACACGGGCAAGCCCGGCGTCGTCGCCTTCGAGGGCGCCTTCCATGGCCAGTCATACGGCGCCTTGGCTGTCACCAGCCGCGAGTCGTTCCGGCGGCGCTTTGCCGCGCAGCTCGGCGCGCACGTCGAGCGGGCGCCCTACCCATACCCGTACCGGCGGCCGTCTGGCTGCAGCGCCGAGGACGATGGCTCACGCTGCCTCGCCGGCGTGGATGCCGCGATTGAGCGGCTGGCGCGGCGCGGCTTTGCGCCTGGTTGCGTGATCGTCGAGCCGTTCCAGGGGCGGGAGGGCGAGATCTTCCCGCCCGATAGCTTCCTGCCGGGCCTGCGCCGCCTCTGCGACGAGCGCGGCCTGCTGCTGATCGCGGACGAGATTTACACGGGCTTCGGCAGAACCGGCCGCATGTGGGCCTGCGAGCATACCGGCGTGCTACCGGACCTGCTCTGCGCCGGGAAGGCGCTGGGCGGCGGCTTGCCCGGTTCGATCGTCGCGGGCCGTGGCGAGGTGCTCGACGCCTGGCGGCCGGATACGCCCGAAGCGCCGCACTCAAGCACGTTCCTCGGGCACCCGCTCGGCTGCGCCGCCGCGCTTGCTGTGCTGCACGAGCTGGGCGAGCATCGCCTGGTCGAACGTGGCGCCCGGCTTGGCGCGGACTTGCTGGCCGAATTGCAGGCTGCCGTGCGAGGCAATCCGCATGTGGGCGAGGTGCGCGGGCGAGGCATGATGCTCGGCATCGAGCTGGTGAAGGACCGAACGAGCCGTGAGCCCTATCCCGATCTGATCCCCGGCGTGCTGCAGCGCGGCCTCGAACGCGGGCTGATCCTGCTGCCGGCGGGCATGTTCGGCAACGTGATCTCGCTGGCGCCGCCGCTGACCATTACCGAGCACCAGTTGCGCTATCTCGGTGAGAACCTGCCGGAGGTGCTCCGGGCATCAAGCGTTTATGTTCGGCCGCCGTTGTGA
- a CDS encoding L,D-transpeptidase, with the protein MPSATPEPTDTPVPPRETLADGTHGYAVSSGASVYSQPTTRSAPVRRLAYEEQLNLRAKVRGENVVVGDQTWYIARQDWQNLWYQVDGGYVYSAFVWIPRPGEVLASQLPRGERWVSVDLATQTAKLLIGSSVIYSADVTTGKTGYETPTGHWRVNYQVLNETMTSSQAGINDPAEHYDVKNVLFTQYFDGLGDALHLNYWQPAGVFGDSRTSHGCVGLYLNDAQYFWMFGQPGMRVEITQNGRILPPQPATVAPTPPPTHTPAPRPTPLATRPPTPAPATATPAGPTTLTPAAQPANLAPQTATPARRPTPILNLTPPPGDATPRTDEATINSPLVPRTGTVTTTPTPATAHVLTATSTPPAGR; encoded by the coding sequence ATGCCGAGCGCCACGCCGGAGCCGACCGATACGCCTGTGCCGCCGCGGGAGACGCTGGCCGACGGCACGCACGGCTATGCTGTGAGCAGCGGCGCCTCCGTCTACAGCCAGCCCACCACTCGAAGCGCCCCGGTGCGCCGCCTGGCCTACGAAGAACAGCTGAACCTGCGTGCCAAAGTACGTGGCGAGAACGTCGTCGTGGGTGACCAGACCTGGTACATCGCCCGCCAGGATTGGCAGAACCTCTGGTACCAGGTCGATGGCGGCTACGTGTACTCGGCTTTCGTCTGGATCCCGCGGCCCGGAGAGGTGCTCGCCTCACAACTGCCGCGCGGCGAACGTTGGGTGTCCGTGGACCTCGCCACGCAGACGGCGAAGCTGCTGATCGGCAGCAGCGTGATCTACTCCGCGGACGTGACCACCGGCAAGACCGGCTACGAGACGCCGACCGGCCACTGGCGCGTCAACTACCAGGTGCTCAACGAGACGATGACCTCCAGCCAGGCGGGCATCAACGATCCGGCGGAGCACTACGACGTCAAGAACGTGCTGTTCACGCAGTACTTCGACGGCCTGGGCGACGCGCTGCACCTGAACTACTGGCAGCCGGCCGGCGTCTTCGGCGACTCGCGCACCAGCCACGGCTGTGTCGGCCTGTACCTGAACGACGCGCAGTATTTCTGGATGTTCGGCCAGCCGGGCATGCGCGTGGAGATCACGCAGAACGGCCGCATCCTGCCGCCGCAACCGGCCACCGTGGCGCCGACGCCGCCGCCCACGCATACGCCAGCGCCGCGCCCCACGCCGCTGGCCACCCGCCCGCCGACGCCTGCTCCCGCCACTGCGACGCCGGCTGGCCCGACAACACTCACGCCCGCAGCGCAACCGGCAAATCTCGCCCCGCAAACGGCGACACCGGCGCGGCGCCCGACGCCCATTTTGAATCTCACCCCGCCGCCGGGTGATGCCACACCCCGCACCGACGAGGCCACGATCAACTCACCCCTTGTGCCGCGCACTGGTACGGTTACAACGACGCCAACACCGGCCACAGCCCACGTGCTGACAGCGACGAGCACGCCGCCGGCCGGCCGCTGA
- a CDS encoding aspartate aminotransferase family protein, whose protein sequence is MVTILERYEQTHAGSAAMHAEAAKVFPSGVTHDIRHFTPFPICVQRARGSRKWDVDGNEIIDYVMGHGALLLGHLHPAVEAAVEQQIHLGTHLGASHPYELAWGRLVQQLVPSAEKVRFTSSGTEATQMAVRLARFRTGRSRVIRFAGHFHGWSDTLIEARGGSAEDPSAPGIPGVALRQQLSLPQNDIDALANALAEHGSDVAAVILEPTGAAWGDNPIDLSFVQAVRELTAKAGVILIFDEVITGFRASKGGAQARYGILPDLTTMAKIVAGGLPGGCVAGRADLLDQIAFTDDPEHDSKGRISHPGTFNANPLSAVAAAACLSEVAKGEPNKAADAAALRLASGMNEIVAKRGVQGCVYGYASMLHILLGQPARLPDDGITYVWQSQDHRRAPHTAHEIEFALRRAMLNEGVDLMHAGMMVSAVHDDRDVDATIEAFDRSLAALQAEGVV, encoded by the coding sequence ATGGTCACGATTCTCGAACGATATGAGCAGACCCATGCCGGATCGGCGGCGATGCACGCCGAGGCGGCGAAGGTGTTTCCCTCCGGCGTCACGCACGACATCCGCCACTTCACACCGTTCCCGATCTGCGTCCAGCGGGCGCGCGGCAGCCGCAAGTGGGACGTGGACGGCAACGAGATCATCGACTACGTGATGGGCCACGGCGCTCTGCTGCTCGGTCACCTGCACCCGGCGGTCGAGGCGGCCGTTGAGCAGCAGATCCATCTCGGCACGCACCTGGGCGCCTCGCACCCGTACGAGCTGGCCTGGGGCCGGCTTGTGCAGCAGCTCGTACCCTCGGCCGAAAAGGTGCGCTTCACCAGCTCGGGCACCGAGGCGACGCAGATGGCCGTGCGCCTCGCCCGTTTCCGCACCGGCCGTAGCCGCGTGATCCGCTTCGCCGGGCACTTCCACGGCTGGAGCGACACGCTGATCGAAGCGCGGGGCGGCAGCGCCGAGGATCCGAGCGCGCCCGGCATTCCGGGCGTGGCGCTGCGCCAGCAGCTCTCGCTGCCGCAGAACGACATCGATGCCCTCGCCAATGCGCTGGCCGAGCACGGTTCCGACGTGGCCGCGGTGATTCTTGAACCGACGGGCGCTGCCTGGGGCGACAACCCGATCGACCTCTCGTTCGTGCAGGCCGTGCGCGAGCTGACGGCGAAGGCCGGGGTGATCTTGATCTTCGACGAAGTGATCACCGGCTTCCGCGCCTCGAAGGGCGGGGCGCAGGCGCGCTACGGCATCCTGCCCGACCTGACGACGATGGCCAAGATCGTCGCCGGCGGCCTGCCCGGCGGCTGCGTGGCCGGCCGCGCCGACCTGCTCGACCAGATCGCCTTCACCGACGACCCGGAGCACGACAGCAAAGGCCGCATCTCGCATCCGGGCACATTCAACGCCAATCCGCTCTCTGCCGTGGCCGCCGCCGCCTGCCTGAGCGAAGTGGCGAAGGGCGAGCCGAACAAGGCGGCCGACGCGGCGGCGCTGCGCCTCGCCAGCGGCATGAACGAGATCGTGGCCAAGCGCGGCGTGCAAGGCTGCGTCTACGGCTACGCTTCGATGCTGCACATCCTGCTCGGCCAGCCGGCGCGCCTGCCCGACGATGGCATCACCTACGTCTGGCAGTCGCAGGACCATCGCCGCGCCCCGCACACCGCGCACGAGATCGAGTTCGCCCTGCGCCGCGCCATGCTCAATGAGGGCGTGGACCTGATGCACGCCGGGATGATGGTCTCCGCGGTGCACGATGATCGCGACGTGGACGCCACGATCGAGGCCTTCGACCGCTCGCTGGCGGCGTTGCAGGCCGAGGGCGTGGTCTGA
- a CDS encoding aldo/keto reductase — protein sequence MRYRPIGGTGLMASEFGFGAWTIGSDWWGHIDDDQARRMLNHAFDLGVNFYDTADQYGEGRSERLIGETFAGRRDKVLIAGKFGYDFYAGHRREGHNELPQNFAPEFVRFALERSLRRLQTDYLDIWHIHNARMESLRDDRLWQTLADLRREGKVRHLAVALGPAIGWLDEGLAALRERPIAAMQIIYNLLEQEPGRSFVPDAVKRNIGLLVRVPHSSGLLEGKFTLETTFGPNDHRSHRKREWLVDGLTKLEQLRFLTDDGSRTIGQAALQWLYAQPQVFSVLPNLYGMEQIEEFAAASDAPPLSEEQVNRVNKLFATNYGLATASASA from the coding sequence ATGCGCTACCGGCCGATCGGCGGCACCGGCTTGATGGCCTCGGAGTTCGGCTTCGGCGCCTGGACCATCGGCAGCGACTGGTGGGGGCACATCGACGACGATCAGGCGCGGCGCATGTTGAACCACGCCTTCGATCTCGGCGTCAACTTCTACGACACTGCGGACCAGTACGGCGAAGGCCGCAGCGAGCGCCTGATCGGCGAGACGTTCGCCGGCCGGCGCGACAAAGTCCTGATCGCCGGCAAGTTCGGTTACGACTTTTACGCCGGCCACCGGCGTGAGGGTCACAACGAGCTGCCGCAGAACTTCGCGCCGGAATTCGTGCGCTTCGCCCTCGAACGCTCGCTGCGCCGGCTGCAGACCGACTATCTCGACATCTGGCATATCCACAACGCGCGCATGGAGTCGCTGCGCGACGACCGTCTCTGGCAGACGCTCGCCGACCTGCGGCGCGAGGGCAAGGTCCGCCACCTGGCGGTGGCGCTCGGCCCGGCAATCGGCTGGCTCGACGAGGGGTTGGCCGCGCTGCGCGAGCGGCCGATCGCGGCGATGCAGATCATCTACAACCTGCTGGAGCAGGAGCCGGGGCGCTCGTTTGTGCCCGACGCGGTGAAGCGCAACATCGGCCTGCTGGTGCGCGTGCCGCATTCCTCCGGCCTGCTCGAAGGCAAGTTCACGCTGGAGACGACATTCGGCCCGAACGACCACCGTAGCCACCGTAAGCGCGAGTGGCTCGTGGACGGCCTGACGAAGCTGGAGCAACTGCGCTTTCTCACCGACGACGGCTCGCGCACGATCGGCCAGGCGGCGCTGCAGTGGCTCTACGCGCAGCCGCAGGTCTTCTCCGTGCTGCCGAACCTCTACGGCATGGAGCAGATCGAGGAGTTCGCCGCCGCCTCCGACGCGCCGCCGCTGAGCGAAGAGCAGGTCAACCGCGTGAACAAGCTGTTCGCGACGAACTACGGCCTGGCGACGGCAAGCGCCAGCGCGTAG
- a CDS encoding chlorite dismutase family protein codes for MAEQHTSGNGQHRYGTGRVPLPQTSHEGMDEIKKGQFVQYAFYTIDSAWRRLPAEERARQKSEFADTVAAHAGEVQTRVYSLVGLRPDADLLLWNVAGTLDAFSRLGAALLGTGMGAYLRTPYAYLAVTKRSIYVTRHAHSGQDGQRLEMRPSGAKYLFVYPFVKTRAWYKLTQSARQGMMDEHITIGHKYPSVKLNTTYSFGLDDQEFVVAFETDEPRDFVDLVQELRETEVSLYTLRDTPIFSCVAMTLPEALDALDGARAAAPHPVA; via the coding sequence ATGGCCGAGCAGCACACCAGTGGCAACGGGCAGCATCGCTACGGCACGGGCCGCGTGCCGCTGCCGCAGACCAGCCACGAAGGCATGGACGAGATCAAGAAGGGCCAGTTCGTCCAGTACGCCTTCTACACGATCGATTCCGCCTGGCGGCGGCTTCCGGCCGAAGAGCGGGCGCGGCAGAAGTCCGAGTTTGCCGATACCGTGGCGGCGCACGCGGGCGAGGTGCAGACACGGGTCTATAGCCTCGTGGGGCTGCGTCCCGACGCCGACCTGCTGCTCTGGAACGTCGCCGGCACGCTCGATGCCTTCAGCCGGCTCGGCGCGGCGCTGCTGGGCACCGGCATGGGCGCCTATCTGCGCACGCCGTATGCGTATCTCGCCGTCACCAAGCGATCGATCTACGTCACGCGGCACGCGCACAGCGGCCAGGACGGCCAGCGGCTGGAGATGCGGCCCTCCGGCGCAAAATATTTGTTCGTCTATCCCTTCGTGAAGACGCGCGCCTGGTACAAGCTCACCCAGTCGGCGCGGCAGGGGATGATGGACGAGCACATCACGATCGGCCACAAGTATCCGAGCGTGAAGCTGAACACCACGTACTCGTTTGGCCTCGACGACCAGGAGTTCGTTGTCGCCTTCGAGACCGACGAGCCGCGCGATTTCGTCGATCTCGTGCAGGAGCTGCGCGAAACCGAGGTCAGCCTCTACACACTGCGCGATACGCCGATCTTCTCCTGCGTGGCGATGACCCTGCCGGAGGCGCTCGACGCGCTGGATGGCGCCCGCGCGGCCGCGCCGCATCCCGTCGCCTGA
- a CDS encoding DUF72 domain-containing protein: protein MTEYRIGTQGWSYQDWVGPFYPAGTPSSDWLEVYAQRFDTVELDTTFYRAPSPALVRGWDAKTPDGFLFAAKLPRAITHDAMLENPADELHHFLRSVEPLGAKLGPILAQLPPQFHRDAQTFATLRGFIETLPEGFQFAVEFRHRSWLRPEVYDLLRERGVAFCMIDLFYMPKTYEVTAPFTYVRWLGERSKVEKVDHVQIDRRRELIDWAAVLKERVVDKVQRVYAYVNNHYSGHSPANVRQLHLLLNGELPPGSEPEQDD from the coding sequence GTGACTGAGTATCGCATCGGTACGCAGGGCTGGAGCTACCAGGACTGGGTCGGGCCGTTCTATCCCGCGGGCACGCCCAGCAGCGACTGGCTGGAGGTCTACGCCCAGCGCTTCGACACGGTTGAGCTGGATACCACCTTCTACCGGGCGCCGTCCCCGGCGCTGGTGCGCGGCTGGGACGCGAAGACGCCGGACGGCTTCCTCTTCGCGGCAAAACTGCCGCGCGCGATCACGCACGACGCGATGCTGGAAAACCCGGCGGACGAGCTGCACCACTTCCTACGCAGCGTCGAGCCGCTCGGCGCCAAGCTCGGTCCGATCCTGGCGCAACTGCCGCCGCAGTTTCACCGCGACGCGCAGACCTTCGCCACGCTGCGCGGCTTCATCGAAACGCTGCCGGAGGGCTTTCAGTTCGCGGTCGAGTTCCGCCACCGCTCCTGGCTGCGCCCGGAAGTCTACGACCTGCTGCGCGAGCGCGGCGTGGCCTTCTGCATGATCGACCTCTTCTACATGCCGAAGACGTACGAAGTCACGGCGCCGTTCACCTATGTGCGTTGGCTGGGCGAGCGCAGCAAGGTCGAGAAGGTCGATCACGTGCAGATCGACCGGCGGCGTGAGCTGATCGACTGGGCCGCGGTGCTGAAGGAACGCGTGGTGGACAAGGTGCAGCGCGTCTACGCCTACGTCAACAACCACTACTCCGGCCACTCGCCCGCCAACGTGCGCCAGCTTCACCTGCTGCTCAACGGCGAGCTGCCGCCGGGCTCCGAGCCGGAACAGGACGACTGA
- a CDS encoding glycogen debranching N-terminal domain-containing protein produces the protein MPETHRPQSEPPPVVDDLSIGPFRTAEAEPMAIEDIRDALVVRENGTFLLTDKYGNVPAGNESGFGLYRGDTRFLSTYEFVCTNAPPVLLLSEAGLGYACEQVLTNPRMTSSDGHELPRETIELRRRRTIDIELHETLQITNFNAVPVTLEYRYRFDADFADIFEVRGQKRRHSGLRLPAVATENGFCLAYHTLDGRELRTHVSFEQQPARIQDRVAVFRLALGPRETQALSLHVRTEDLARAPEPDPPAPYLRPRVALAEQYRRWKDACTRFFTGNEIFNAVLDQSLHDLRMLWNFDGDGEDGYLSAGTPWFDTLFGRDSLITSLELLAFNPRLARSTLLRLAEHQGQVNDEWRDEEPGKILHELRTGELSRLGEIPFARYYGSIDSTPLFLLLAAEYWRWTADTALLQRLKPNLRAALDWVWRSGDRDGDGYIEYERHSENGLLNQGWKDSGDAIVHSDGRLARPPIALVEVQAYLYAALLGLAPAAEALRDSRWAGELRRAAFALRARFNRDFWLEDEGCYALALDGEKQPVRSIASNAGHALFAGIATPPRAAAVAERLLQREMFSGWGVRTLSAASARFNPMGYHLGSIWPHDNALIALGLKRYGQETALSALATAIYDTARTMDHFRLPELFCGLPRSPEGQPVPYPVACRPQAWAAGAVPAILTALLGLSPDAQRSELLIVQPRLPYWLNSVQVRGLRVGSGSVDLLFELKQRRTQVTVLNVSGALRVTVVPRWPRNEPASPGRAENDTPKGRRRD, from the coding sequence ATGCCGGAGACGCACCGGCCCCAGTCCGAGCCGCCGCCGGTCGTCGATGATCTCTCGATCGGCCCCTTCCGCACGGCGGAAGCGGAGCCAATGGCGATCGAGGACATCCGTGACGCGCTTGTCGTGCGCGAGAACGGCACCTTTCTGCTCACGGACAAGTACGGCAACGTTCCTGCCGGCAACGAGTCCGGCTTCGGGCTCTATCGCGGCGACACCCGCTTCCTCTCGACCTACGAGTTCGTCTGCACAAACGCGCCGCCGGTGCTGCTGCTCTCCGAAGCCGGGCTGGGCTACGCCTGCGAGCAGGTCCTGACCAATCCACGCATGACCAGCAGCGACGGTCACGAACTCCCGCGCGAGACGATCGAGCTGCGTCGCCGGCGCACGATTGACATCGAGCTGCATGAAACGCTGCAAATCACCAACTTCAACGCCGTCCCCGTCACGCTGGAGTACCGCTACCGCTTCGACGCCGACTTCGCGGATATCTTTGAGGTGCGAGGCCAGAAGCGCAGGCACAGCGGCTTGCGACTGCCCGCCGTGGCGACCGAGAACGGCTTCTGCCTGGCCTATCACACCCTCGACGGCCGCGAGCTGCGCACGCACGTGTCCTTCGAACAGCAGCCAGCTCGGATTCAAGACCGTGTGGCCGTCTTCCGGCTCGCGCTTGGCCCGCGCGAGACGCAGGCGCTGTCGTTGCACGTGCGCACCGAGGATCTGGCGCGGGCGCCGGAGCCGGATCCGCCGGCGCCGTATCTCCGGCCGCGCGTTGCTCTCGCGGAACAGTACCGCCGCTGGAAGGACGCGTGCACGCGTTTCTTCACCGGCAATGAGATCTTCAACGCGGTGCTCGACCAGTCGCTGCACGACCTGCGCATGCTCTGGAACTTCGACGGCGACGGCGAAGATGGCTATCTCTCGGCCGGCACGCCGTGGTTCGATACGCTCTTCGGCCGCGACAGCCTGATCACCTCGCTAGAGCTGCTGGCGTTCAATCCACGCCTGGCGCGCAGCACCCTGCTGCGGCTGGCGGAGCACCAGGGCCAGGTCAACGACGAGTGGCGCGACGAAGAGCCCGGCAAGATCTTGCACGAGCTGCGCACTGGCGAGCTGTCGCGTCTCGGCGAAATCCCCTTCGCCCGCTATTACGGCAGCATCGACTCCACCCCGCTCTTCTTGCTGCTCGCGGCCGAATACTGGCGCTGGACGGCCGACACCGCGCTGCTGCAGCGGCTCAAACCCAACCTGCGCGCGGCACTCGACTGGGTGTGGCGCTCGGGTGATCGGGATGGCGACGGCTACATCGAGTACGAGCGGCACTCAGAAAACGGCCTGCTGAACCAGGGCTGGAAAGACTCGGGTGACGCGATCGTCCACAGCGACGGACGCCTGGCGCGGCCGCCGATCGCACTGGTCGAGGTGCAGGCGTATCTCTACGCCGCGTTGCTCGGGCTGGCGCCGGCGGCCGAGGCGCTGCGCGACAGCCGCTGGGCGGGCGAGCTGCGCCGCGCCGCGTTCGCGCTGCGCGCCCGCTTCAACCGCGACTTCTGGCTCGAAGACGAGGGCTGCTACGCCCTGGCGCTGGACGGCGAGAAGCAGCCCGTGCGCTCGATCGCCTCCAACGCCGGCCATGCGTTGTTCGCGGGCATTGCCACGCCGCCCCGCGCCGCCGCGGTCGCCGAGCGCCTGTTGCAGCGTGAGATGTTCAGCGGCTGGGGCGTGCGCACGCTCAGCGCCGCCTCCGCGCGTTTCAACCCGATGGGCTATCACCTTGGCTCGATCTGGCCGCACGACAACGCGCTGATCGCCCTCGGCCTCAAGCGCTACGGCCAGGAAACCGCGCTCTCGGCGCTGGCGACCGCGATTTACGATACGGCGCGGACGATGGACCATTTCCGCCTGCCGGAGCTGTTCTGCGGCCTGCCGCGCTCGCCCGAGGGTCAGCCGGTGCCGTATCCCGTCGCCTGCCGGCCACAGGCCTGGGCCGCCGGCGCCGTGCCGGCGATCCTCACCGCACTGCTTGGTCTCAGCCCCGACGCGCAGCGCAGCGAGTTGCTGATTGTGCAGCCGCGCCTGCCCTACTGGCTGAACAGCGTGCAGGTGCGCGGGCTGCGGGTGGGCAGCGGCAGCGTTGATTTGCTGTTCGAACTGAAACAGCGGCGCACCCAGGTAACGGTGTTGAACGTGAGCGGCGCGTTGCGTGTCACCGTGGTGCCGCGCTGGCCCCGCAATGAGCCGGCGTCTCCGGGCCGCGCCGAGAACGACACCCCGAAAGGGAGGCGGCGTGACTGA
- a CDS encoding winged helix DNA-binding domain-containing protein, protein MDAATVARLRLHNQQIARHECPEPGQIVSWLGAMQAQDYAGALWSIGLRLPAATIAQVEQAVGDRQVVRTWALRGTLHFVAAADMRWLLALLAPRNIARSARRQRQLELDEAVFALSRAAVEAALAGGGPLTRATLLQSLERAGVSTAGQRGYHILWRLANDGVICFGPSAGTQQTFVLLDEWLPATTAFDREQAIGELARRYFTSHGPATLRDFTWWSGLSAGEARAGLDLVKPGLTGDDVDGQACWFADSAPIAGTTEPSTYLLPGFDEYLLGYADRGAVLAPAHAPRIVPGGNGIFFPTVVIDGRVAGTWKRTLTRHAASLTYDLFAAGPASQAQAIAAAADRYGRFLGVGVSGVSAA, encoded by the coding sequence ATGGATGCCGCCACCGTCGCTCGACTGCGCCTGCACAACCAGCAGATCGCACGGCACGAGTGCCCGGAGCCGGGGCAGATCGTCTCCTGGCTGGGGGCGATGCAGGCGCAGGACTACGCCGGCGCCCTCTGGTCCATCGGGCTGCGGCTGCCCGCGGCCACGATTGCGCAGGTTGAGCAGGCGGTCGGCGATCGCCAGGTCGTGCGCACCTGGGCGCTGCGCGGCACGCTGCACTTCGTTGCGGCGGCCGATATGCGCTGGCTGCTGGCGCTGCTGGCGCCGCGCAACATCGCGCGCAGCGCGCGGCGCCAGCGGCAACTCGAGCTCGATGAGGCCGTCTTCGCCCTCAGTCGAGCAGCAGTGGAAGCCGCGCTGGCAGGCGGCGGACCACTGACGCGCGCGACACTGTTGCAATCGCTTGAGCGGGCCGGCGTCTCCACCGCCGGGCAGCGCGGCTATCACATCCTCTGGCGGCTCGCCAATGACGGCGTGATCTGCTTCGGTCCGTCGGCCGGGACGCAGCAAACATTTGTCCTGCTCGACGAGTGGCTGCCGGCGACGACCGCATTCGATCGCGAACAGGCGATCGGCGAGCTGGCACGGCGCTATTTCACCAGCCACGGCCCGGCCACGCTGCGCGATTTCACCTGGTGGTCCGGCCTCTCTGCCGGCGAGGCGCGGGCGGGGCTCGATCTCGTTAAGCCGGGTCTGACCGGCGATGACGTGGATGGCCAAGCCTGCTGGTTCGCCGACAGCGCGCCGATCGCCGGCACGACTGAGCCGAGCACGTATCTGTTACCCGGATTCGACGAGTATCTGCTCGGCTACGCCGATCGGGGCGCCGTGCTGGCTCCCGCGCACGCGCCGCGCATCGTCCCCGGCGGCAATGGCATCTTTTTTCCGACAGTGGTGATCGACGGCCGCGTCGCGGGTACCTGGAAGCGGACGCTGACACGGCATGCGGCAAGCCTCACCTACGACTTGTTCGCTGCCGGCCCTGCCTCTCAGGCGCAGGCGATCGCCGCGGCGGCCGATCGGTACGGCCGCTTCCTGGGCGTGGGGGTGAGCGGTGTGAGTGCGGCGTAG